Part of the Patagioenas fasciata isolate bPatFas1 chromosome 24, bPatFas1.hap1, whole genome shotgun sequence genome is shown below.
TGGGAAAAACATGGAAACCTTCACCCGGAGACACAAATTCACATGAATATCAGGACTTTTTATTCCCCCCTCTATCTTGGAGCACAGAAACAGAGTAAAGCCATAAATCAAtatacccccccccccaaaataaattGCCTGTTAAAGATTCTCCCTTGGTTTCTTGGGATGACGAACGGGACTCCCACGTGGCCCGCTGGATTATCCACGCCAGGCTTTAatcaataataattaataataatgctAATCATAGCCAAGTCATGAATCACTCCGTCCTCCCGAGCACTCCGGACACTTAAACAAAAGCTGTGTTTAGTGTCCGAAACGGGTAACGAGGTTTTTCCAGCCTGTAATTACACTGGTTTTGTAACTCTCGTTCCTCGAACAGAAACCAAACAGAGGAGGAAGAGCCAGACCAGCCCTTAAATCAAAAATATGTTGTATTTTCTAGATAACAGGCAGCCGAGATCTGCTTCACCTTTGGTGAACCCGAGACGGGAATGAAGAACTGCGAGACGGGCAGGAGGAATAAAGCAAAATACCAGGTCGGTGTCCTCGGGGAGGGACGATGTCAGCATAAGGAAGATCTTGGCACAGAAGGAGCGGTGACAAAAAGCtgctctggagaacaggaggggcCAAAGTTGGTGAAATTCTCGGGGACAAAAGGTGAAACACTGGGgactgaccatgagccagcactgggcccttgtggccaggaagccaatgggacctggggtgggttagaagggggtggtcagtaggtcagagaggttctcctgcccctctgctctgccctggggagaccacacctggaatattgtgtccagttgtggcccctcagctccagaaggacagggaactgctgcagagagtccagcgcagtcaccaagatgctggagggagtggagcatctcccgtgtgaggaaaggctgagggagctggggctctggagctggacaagaggagactgaggggggactcattcctggggatcaatatggaaaggggcagtgtcaggaggatggagccaggctcttctgggtgacacccagtgacaggacaaggggcagtgggtgcaaactggaacacaggaggttccactgcaagaggagaagcaacttgttgggggtgagggtgtcagagcctggcccaggctgcccagggaggttgtggagtctccttctctgcagacattcaaacccgcctggaccccttcctgtggaacctcagctgggtgttcctgctccatgggggattgcactggatgagctttccagggcccttcaacccctcacactctgggattctgtgaccctcAGGCAGCTCCAGCACTCGGAGGAAAGCGGCTGCACGCCAATGATTCCCACGCCAAAAATCCCCGTGCCGGCGATTCCAGCACCAATCATTGTGGTGCTAATAGTTCTGTGCCAAAACTTCTCGAGCAGGGTGAGGAAAACCCGCCAGGTCTGGCGCCCACACAAATGGTGCAAAGGGAAGAGgtgtttttaagaaagaaaagcatGTAAGGTGAGGGTTGATCATCGCGTTCCTCCCAGACACCCAGATCATAATCTCACCCTGTAAAAAGGATTGTTTGAATTCTTGTTGATCTCTCGTACGGAGACGTTTTCCACCCACTCCGTCCTTCTAAGAACAGAACCCTCCGGCCACCCACTTCCACCACAAAGCCCAGTTTGCTTCACTCCTGCTGGACAAACCCACTGAATTAGGCTTGGGATTTGCTAATTCAAACCAAACCGTCACCGATTTGCCACGTAATTTGTTTTAAGCCGCCTCGGACTCACCTCTCGCCTCCAGACACCGCCGGGGAGCTCGGGGGTAGATGTGGTTATACGGGACGCCAGTTTGTGCCGAACCTGCCGCACGGATTCGCTGGGCTGGGAAAAGGTTGAAACCAAGACTAAatccaaatcctgacccaagaaagCGATTtgcttccagctcatcccctcctAAAGCATTGTGATGCCACAAATCCCCATTAAAACCCAGACTAAACCCAAATCCCAACCCGAGAAAGCGATTtgcttccagctcatcccctcctAAAGCACTGAGACGCTACAAATCCCCGATGGTGCAACTCTGAGCCATGAGGGCAAAATTCCAGCTCCCCTGCAAACACTActaaaaaaacacatttaaaaccaAGCCTAAGGCGGGTTTTTCCAAGATTTTTGCCATGGCAGGTGTGCAGGGGACAAGCTGCAGGGAGGTGGCACCATCTAGTGCCAGCGCTGCTGCACGACACACCCAAAAGTCGCTATGAGCAGTTCCAACCCTTGGAGAAGACACCGACTATTTGTTTTAAAGCTCTAAAAAGAGCGACGGAGGGACACGACAATATTCAGGTTAACGATGTAAGGTGATGttttgttaagtattgaaatgaatttaaaatattagggacaggaagctcaacatgagccagcagtgtgcccaggtggccaagaaggccaatggtgtcctgtcctgtacccaacccagcgtggtcagcaggacaagggcagtgatcctgcccctgtgctctgcactggggaggccacacctggagtgttgtgttcagttctgggcccctcagctcaggaaagagattgaagtgctggagcgggtccagagaagagcaacgagactggggaagggacttgagcacaagagctatggggagaggctgagggagctgggcttgttcagtctggagcagaggaggcttagaggtgagctcagcactctctagaacgacctgaagggcagttctagccaggggggattgggctcttctcccaggcagtcagcaacaggacaagggggcaggggctgcaactctgccaggggaaattgaggctggagattagaaagcaattctgtgcagagagagtggtcagcattggaatggctgcccagggaggtgctggactcaccggccctggagggttttaaactgggattggccatggcacttagtgccatgatctggtaatggactggagttggaccaagggttggactggatgagctctgagggctttccaacccagtccatgctgtgattctatggatGTGCTATAAAATAACCAAAGTAAGAATCACGGCTCACCTGGGTGCTTTGCTGCTCGTTGTGCTCAGTGTGACCCGTCGGTGCCGTGCAGCTCTGGGACGGTCCCGGTTCCTTCACAGGGGCAAAATTTGGGACTAAAAACCAGCAGAAACGCTTTTCCGCAGCCACGCGGGTCTGCAGATCCAGCCATGGGCCTCCAAGCTTCTCCGCagcttttctcctttattttccccattttcacATCCCCAAACTATTCTCTTCCCCAGCCCTCAGCTTCCCCAAATAAACTAATTTTTAGGTCCATCCAGTTGCAACCCCAGTTGCCTCCAGCACTTTTTGCCCTAAATCCGCAAATTTTGACCTTCGACAAACCCCAAACTGccccatcccagctctgggcaCGCTGGAAAATCCCAATTCCGCACCATTTTACCCACGCTTGGCCACAAAAGCAACTCCAGCGAGAGCGTTGAGCAAAGCCCGGGGGATTTGGACATCACCGGCTTTGATTTGCACCCCACAAAAagcccctgtgcaccccaaaaatgCAGCAGGGTTGGAGCAACAGTGACAACATTGCCATTCCAAGCCCTGGAAAGCAATGGACACCCTGGGGTGGCCGGAGCTGGTGACATTTTGGAGCCGGTGACATTTTGGAGCGTTCCCGTCTCGCTCTGCAAGTTTCTGGCGAATTTCCcctctgtatttatttattaacacATTTATTAACACATTTTCTGCCCTGTTTTCCAGGGATCTTCTCACCGCCCGCTGGGATTTCTGCTGCCGTTTCCTCCGCAGCCGCTGCCTCGTGCTGTGCTGGAATCGCCTCAGTTCGGCCGCTCGCGCCCGAAAATGCTcgtccagctcctcctgcacctccagCGCCGATTCCTGCCATGGAAAAGgcccattttacattcatttcatTATACGCCGGCATCACAGCGCCTCCCCTTCCCACCCCGAGCGAACACAACGTGTATTAAATGATTCGAAGCTCTCGCAgtgcaaacagaaagaaaagggcaAATCTCAGCACCGGCTCTCACAAGATGCTCAAATATTCCAAACCTGCATCCAGAAGGATGAAAAACCAGCGTTTGAAGGGGTGGGGAAAGGGGTAAATCTGAAAATGGAGGGCGGAACCACCAGGGGCGTCACAAAAATGGGGAGAAATCCACCTGTTTAACCATAAACCGTAGTCGGAGCTGCACAAGATGCTCGGCTCCCTGCGGCGGCCTCGTTAGCAGTTGCGATGGAGCGTTAATATCCGTATTTTAATATCGCTGATATTATTTAACGTGCATAAAGAAGCTCCGACAGCCCCAAAGCGGGATCACCCAGGATCCCAGGAAACGTTCGGTCCCCTCCCCAATTCATTCCCATAAATTATCTCAACCTTTCCAGGTTTAAATTCTGACACAAAACTGAATCATCTCCAAAGGGTAACGTGTTAATTACAGGGGCCTGAACTCATCAGCCGATAATTAATGAACTTTTAGTCCTCTTAGAATAACCCCCAGAGCAGAAACCCCCGAGATGGGCATCGATAAAGAGCATTTTCAAGTGTTGAAAAGCTACAGGTCCAGCTTAAGATAAGAGCTGAGAGTGTGAGTTATTGAGTAACGGCACTGGCTGGGGTCTCCGATGTTTGAACTGAGGTGGTTTACCTAAAACAATGCAGATTGATTGAGAGATTTGGGATTATTTGAGGAACTATCTACCTGGCAAATTATCTGGCAAATTATTTGAGGAATTATTGATTTGGCAGATTATTTGACAGATTATCTATTCAGCAAATTATTTGATAAATTATCTATTCGGTGAATTGTTTGGCAGATTATTTATTTGGCggattatttaatttatttgacGGATTATTTCAGGAATTATTTGACAAATTATTCATTTGACGGACCGACAAATTATTTCAGGAATTATATGACAAATTATTTATTTGACAGATTATTTAGGGGGATTATTTATTGGGGGGGGAAGTTCTTTGACAAATTGACCTGGGTCTGGTGTAAATAGgaggcggggctgcggggacaccaTGGTGTCTTTCAcccaccctccctccccccaaaatcattAAACTCCATTATTATTCCTCAAATAAATGATTCTGGCCGCTCCCCAAGGGAGATGAAGCTCTCAGTGGCTCCCGcggggctgggggcactgggggacactCACAAAGGGTCTGATCTCCTGTGCCCCCCCCGGGCCGCTCTCCACCCAGATGCCCACAGGGGCCACTTGGGGGGTTCTctgggccagcaccccaaaactcGGCCGGGTCGGCGGTCCCCGGGGCGGCATCGCAGGGGGTCGGTCAGTCCTGGGGGGACAGAGAGTGAGTGGGACCTTACCCCTGGGCCCCATCAAACCTTGTACCCCCCattcaccccctgcccccccaacccATGGACTCCCCCATCCACCCCCCAAACCCTGAGACCCCACCCCTTCCCCATGGGCCCCCCAATTCATGCCCCACCCCATTCACCCCCTGCTCCCCCTTCCCTCCATGGGCCCCCCCAACACACTCACACCCTgggccccccaaatccctgcccaCCTCCCCGAAccctgctccccccgcccccccatttCATCCTGGGCCCCTCAACCCTGCCCATTCCCCCCCCCAATCCCtgggccccccaaaccctgcacctcgaCACCCATGGGCCACCCCAACCCATAGGCCCCCCCATGGACCACTCCAAACCCTTCCCCCCCAACTTCTTCCCCATGGGTCCCCTGCCCCCCCTATTtacaccctgccccccccaaTCACTGggccccccaacccctgcaccctccCCACCCATGGGCCACCCCAATACCTGGACCCCCATCCCTCGTGTACCCCCCCTcggcccccaaaacaccccgatccCCCCACACCCACCAACCGCCGCCTCCGCCTCAACCGCCGCTTTGAAACCCGCCGCCACTTCCGCCTCTCTGGCCCCGCCCACGGCCCCGCCCACGTGGCCGCCCCTCCAGGCTCCGCCCATCTCCCCACCCATCTCCCCGCCCCATTGGCCCCGCCTCCAGCTCGTTCCCGCCCCTCCTGGCCCCGCCCACACACGCTCCCGGGATCCCGGGTTCGAGTCCCGCTCGGGTGGCCAAGAGAGTTGGGGGGGGCGATGACTGCTCTGTGTCCCCCCAAAAACACCTCAGAAACCACCCCCTGAACCGCCCCCAGAGCACCCCCTGAAACAGACTAACACCCCGAGAAATACCCCTGGAATatccccccaacatccccaaaccccccaaaatatcTGCTTGTTATAAGAACGCGATTCTGTGAATCCTCCTCAAAaataccccccaaaacacccccccaaaacctctCCCCAAAGGCAGGATGCTCATTGGCCCTGACCCCCTTTCAGTGCctcctgggggcactggggggactcGCTGACTCTGGCAGGTCTGAGTGCCGGGGGGGACGCGGCTCCGGGCGCCCTGCCCCGTGTCCCCGGGAACCGGCGCTAATTGGCAGCGGAGCTGGAACGACGCCCGGACATGGCCTGGAGAACAAAACAAGCTTATTGGGGGGGGTCAACTTTGCAAAATGCCCCctgaaaattgaaaataatgattTAACGGGGCCCTAAACCCTGCGCGATTGTCCATGGAGAGAGTGGGGAAAGTTGCCCCCGAGCTCAAGTGTCTTCCCGCAATGGGGAAAACCTGGAAACAGGGGCTTGGAGAAGGGGGAAAATCACAactcaggggttttttgccccaAATACATGTCAGCGCGAGGCCGGCGGGGAGGCCGGAGCACACAGGGCCCTATTGAAagggaaagaacaaaacaaaaacgggagaaaaagcagaaaagcaatgaGGCGGGCGCGGGGCCAGGCCGGGAGCGCGGCGGGACGTGCCCGGAGCGGGAGGCGCAGGAATCGGGGGGCGAAGGCACCCGAGATGTGGGGAGCAGAGGCCGCCCCAGGGGGGCCCCGCGCTCGCCCCCGCCCGCTGCCGCTGGCCTGGCTCCTGGCACTGCACGCAGGTGGGTCATTTGCCCAATTTCCCtcctttttcccccattttcccacCCTTTTCGGGGGGTAGCGAGGCAGAGGATGCGCTGGGAGGGGAGGGCTTGGGGGGTGCTGCGTCCCACTCTGCGGGAGCAGGAAAactggggggaaattggggattaaaatcaggaaaaaaacactttCCGACGGGGGGATCCGGCCCTGACCCCCCCGGGCTTCCCCGCCGGTTTTTCCTCCCCATTTTTACTTATCTTTTATCCTCAAACTACTCTCTTCCCCATCATTCAGCTTCCCCAacgaccccatttccccccatttgctCCCATCCTGCTGCACCCCCCCGGTTACGTCCATCATATTTTTGCCCTAAATCCGCAATATTTGATGCTTGACAAACCCCAAACTGCCCCATCCCGGGCAAAACACCCGCGACAATTTTGTGCCATTTTACCCAAGTCTGACCCCAAAACCGGCCCCGTTTCCCTGGGGGTGCCGAGCGAACAGGTTCGCACATCACTGGCTTTGATTCGCACCCCAAAATACCACCCGGGCACCCCAAAAATGCCACTGTGCTTTTTCCCCCAAAGAAGCAGGGATTTACGCCCCAAATTTATCACCCgaaacagagaaaaatatcacAATTGGGTTAAAAATGGGAAGAAACTGGTTAAAAAGTAGCAATTTGGGGGTGCATGGGTGCGTTAAAGCCGCTTTGCCGCCCGTGGGTGGGTTTTCCCAATGGGGGTCCCTTAAAATTTTCGGGGGGGACGCTGTCAGGACCGAGCGGCGCCGggaggacggacggacggacgctGAATACCAATAGGTCCCATGACTTTTCGGGCTGTTTAAagcctttttcttccatttcccacttccccccctccctcgtTTCTTTTCAATATGAGGTTTGTTCGGTGTGTGCACCCGCCCCCATGATATAACTGGGGGGAGCTGGAGCATCCAAGCGGGTGCAAAATCCATTTTGGGGGGGATACGTCCATTTTGCAACAGGTTGCATCAATGCAGTTGCAGCAAAGCTCCCATTTCCGCCCCCAATGCACATCTTGGGGGGAACGCAGGTGTTTTTGCAGCATATTCGCACCCACCCAGCAACGGGGGGGCGCCCAAACCCCCCTGGATTTTTGGGGTGACATGTGCGTTTTGCAAAGGGTTGCATCAACCTGGCTGCAGGAGCACTCCCAGATCTCAGTGCAATTTGGGGGTCATATGTGGGGGTTGCATCAACCTGGCTGCAGAAGCACTCTCACCCCCCATGCAATTTTTGGGGTGACACGTGCATTTGTTGCAAAGCATTGCACTGAACCAGCTGCGAGCGCGTTCCCTCCCCTAATGCAGTGTCAGGGGCACTGCAAACATCCTTGCAAACCATTGCATCAACCTGGCTGCAGGAGCTCTctctctcccctggtgcaattttgGGGGTGACGCATGCGTTTTGCAAAAGGCTGCAATAACATGACTGCAAGGGCACTCCCTCCCTGGTGCAATTTTTGGGGTGGCACATGCATTTCTGCAAACCATCGcatttcccaggcacttttcaggGCAATGCATCTTTGCAAAGGGTTGCATCAACCTGGCTGCAAAAGCTCCCCCAGATTCCAATGCGATTTGCAGGATCACGCACGCATTTTTGCAAACCATTGCATAACCTGGCTGCAAGGGCTCTCCCTCCCCCGATGCAATTTTGGGGTGACACGTGCGTTTTTTGCAAAGCATTGCATTGACCCAGGTGCAGAAACTCAACCCCCCCACACTTTTGGGGGTGACACGTGCATTTTGCAAAGTGCTGCATCAACCCGGCTACAAGAGCACTCCCAGACCGCAATGCAACTTTTGGGGCCACACGTGCATTTGTGCAAACTATTGCATCAACCTGGCTGCAGGAGCACTCGCACCCCCCATGCAATTTTGAGGGTGACACGTGCATTTGTTGCAAAGCATTGCACTGAACCAGCTGCAAGTGCGTTCCCTCAGTGCAATTTTTGGGGCAACACGTGCATTTGTGCAAACCATTGCATCAACCTGGCTGCAGGAGCTCTCTCTCCCCCCAGTGCAATTTGGGGGGCAATGCATGCATTTTGCAAAAGGTTGCAATAACCTGACTGCAAGGGCACTCCCTCCCGTGATGCAATTTTGGGGTGACACGTGCATTTTTTGCAAAGCATTGCATTGACCCAGGTGCAGAATCTCAACCCCCCACACTTTTTGGGGTGACATGTGCATTTGCGCAAAGCCTTGCATCAACCTGGCTGCAAGAGCGCTCCATCCCCCAGTGCAATTTTGAGGGCCATCCATGCATTTTGCAAAGGGTTGCATCAACCTGGTTGATGGTTGCAACTCTCCCAGTCCCATGCAGTTTTCGGGGTGGCACATGCATTTTTTGGGGTGCGTTCTTTGTGCACCATCACACTGACCCGCGTGCACAAGCGCTTGCACCCCCCGCACTTTTTGGGGTGATGCATCTATGCAAATGTTCATACAAAGAGGGGTTATCCACCCCAGGGCCAGCGAAGCATTTTGGGGGCGCTCACCCCAGCTCTGGGAGGGGGTTCCCCATGTTTCTCGGTGTCCCCACTgtctgtcccccccaccccaaggtCTCCTGGCGGGGGTGAACATCACCAGCCCCACGCCGCTGGTGCGCGGCACGGCGGGGAAGGCGGCGCTGCTCTCGGTGCGCTACGCCAGCGCCAGCACCGACAAGCCGGTGGTCAAGTGGCAGCTGAAACGGGACAAACCCGTCACCGTCGTGCAGTCCATCGGCACCGAGATCATCGGCAACCTGCGGCCCGATTACCGCGACCGCATCCGGGTGCTGGAGAACGGCTCGCTGCTTATCAGCCCCCTGCAGCTGAGCGACGAAGGCGCGTATGAGGTGGAGGTGTCCATCACCGACGACACCTTCACCGGCGAGAAGACCATCAACCTCACCGTGGACAGTAAGCGCAAGAATGGCATCTGGTGGAGGTTGGGTTCTCCATGGGACGTCTTTTTGGGTGGTCTTTCTCCAACCGggaggtgggtttgggggttcatgcaACCAAGCTACATCCCCGGCGGGGTTTTGATGTCCCCCTTCCCGTCCCTTGGGTCCGTCCATCTCCTGAGACACAGCGTCACCCCGGTTGCTTGCCCACAGTCCCCATCTCGAAGCCGCAAGTGCTGGTGGCCTCCTCAACGGTGCTGGAGCTCAGCGAGTTCTTCACCCTCAACTGTTCACATGAGAACGGCACCAAACCCACCTACACGTGGCTGAAGGACGGGCGACCGCTGAGCAACGACTCCCGCCTGCTCCTCTCCCCCGACCAGAAGATCCTCACCATCACCCGCGTCCTCATGGCCGACGACGACGTCTACAGCTGCCTGGTGGAGAACCCCATCAGCCACGGCCGCAGCGTCCCTGTGAAGCTCACCGTCTACCGTGAGCCACCCATCACCCCCTCCTGCGACCCCTTGTAGATACTCCCACCTAAAATCTTTTGGGGGGTTGTCCCCCCTCATTCATCTCCCCCAGGCCGGAGCTCCCTCTACATCATCCTCTCCACGGGCGGCATCTTCCTCCTTGTCACCCTGGTGACAGTTTGTGCCTGCTGGAAACCCTCCAAGAAGTACGGCCAGGGGTGATATGGGAGCCAAAGGGGGTTCCTCTTCTCCTGTCCCATATTGTCCCATCGCGTCCTGTCCCATCTTATCTTCTCCCATCACCCCATCTTGTCCTGGATACTCAATCACACCACACTTCATCACATCCCGTCTTATCTTGTCTTGTCCTCTCTTGCCTCAGTTCATCATCTCATCTCAATCTCAACTCATCCTGTCCCATCTTGTCCCattcccatccatcccatctcatcccaccccatccccaccccatcccatcctgccTTGGcccatctcatctcatctcatctcatcccaCCTCATCTCATCCCATCTCATCTcacctcatctcatctcatctcatctcatctcatctcatctcatctcatctcatctcatctcatctcatctcatctcatctcatctcatctcatctcatctcatctcatcatcatctcatcatctcatcccgtcccatcccatcccatcccatcccatcccatcccagcccACCTTGTTCAATCCCAATcccaatcccatcccatcccatcccatcccagcccACCTTGTTCAATCCCAATCCCAATCCCATCTCATCCTATCCAATCTTGTCCTACCTCTTCATCCTATtgcaccccatcccatcctgtcccatcctgtcctgtcccatcccatcccatcccatcccatcccatcccatcccatcccatcccatccccgccCCACCGAGCCCTTCCCCAGCTGCCCCATGGGCCGTTCCCCATCCCCTTTCCCCCCCCAGGGAGAAGCGGCAAGCGGAGCTGCAGCCGGCTTCCGACTACGCcgagcaggacgaggagcgcctGAAGCACGACGGTGAGTGCCCAGCGCCGGCGCGGCGGCGGGTTGGGGAGCGCGTGGTGAGCAACGCCTTGTGTCCCCGCAGCCGAGGGCATCACTCGCAGCGGCGACCACGAGCGCAAGAACCCAGTAGCCTTGTACATCCTCAAGGACAAGGTGAGTGGCCGGGAGCGCGCCGGTTCTGTGCCGCGGTGCCGGCTCTCGGACGCCCCTCTACCCTTGGCTTTTGGCAGGATTCGCCGGAGGCGGAGGAGGATTCGCCGACCGAACCCCGCGGCGCGGTTGAACCGGGCTACACCAGCTCCCCGGTGCCGGCGGCCGCTCGCTCCCCGGGCCCCGTGGGGCGCGCCACTCGCCGCTACCATCGCTCGCCGGCGCGCTCGCCCGCCTCCACGCGCACGCACAGGTCACCGCCGGGGTCGCCGGCGCGGTCCCGCGGGGCCCCGCGGCTGCTGCGGACTGCGGGCGTGCATGTCATCCGGGAGCAGGAGGAGCCCAACGCCGTGGAGATCAGCGCCTGAGCGGGGGACATGTGCGCGCTCGGGCGGTGGCGAGCGGGTGGGGACACGGCATGGCCCCGCGGCTGCCTCCAGCCGGCGTTTTGCTGGGTGTAAAGTCACTAATTTGCTATTGATCCCACCCGGAGCTCCCCTCTTCCGTCCCCCGCCTGCCCGGGGCGTCGCTTTGGTGGCTTGCTCGCCGGGACAAGCGTGCAGGGAGCATGAGGAAAGCACACGCGTGTGCCGGGAGCACGCGGGACGGAGCGTGCACGCAGTGCGTGGGGAGAGCGTGCAAAAGGGCACGCACAGAGCAAGCAAGCACGCAGTGCACAGAGAGCACACGAGAGTGCACA
Proteins encoded:
- the HEPACAM gene encoding hepatic and glial cell adhesion molecule, encoding MRRARGQAGSAAGRARSGRRRNRGAKAPEMWGAEAAPGGPRARPRPLPLAWLLALHAGLLAGVNITSPTPLVRGTAGKAALLSVRYASASTDKPVVKWQLKRDKPVTVVQSIGTEIIGNLRPDYRDRIRVLENGSLLISPLQLSDEGAYEVEVSITDDTFTGEKTINLTVDIPISKPQVLVASSTVLELSEFFTLNCSHENGTKPTYTWLKDGRPLSNDSRLLLSPDQKILTITRVLMADDDVYSCLVENPISHGRSVPVKLTVYRRSSLYIILSTGGIFLLVTLVTVCACWKPSKKEKRQAELQPASDYAEQDEERLKHDAEGITRSGDHERKNPVALYILKDKDSPEAEEDSPTEPRGAVEPGYTSSPVPAAARSPGPVGRATRRYHRSPARSPASTRTHRSPPGSPARSRGAPRLLRTAGVHVIREQEEPNAVEISA